The following nucleotide sequence is from Streptomyces leeuwenhoekii.
AGCGGCAGTACGTGGAACTGTGGGTGTCGGTGGTGCGCGAGGTCTACCCGGCCCTCACGGAGCCGGCCGCCCGCTCGGCGGTCCACTCGGTCTTCGGTCTGCTGAACTCCACGCCCCACCTCGGCCGCCGGGGCTCCCTGCCCGGCCGGGACGCGACCGCGGAGCTGCTGCACCGGATGGCGCGGGGGGCGTTCGCGGCGGCGGGGGGCTGAGCCGCGCCGACGGGCCTTTCGAGGTGCATGCCGACCCGTGCAGGGCCGGGTGCAGCCGCAAGGATCCGTACATGCTCGGGGACGCGGTGCCGTTCGGTGCGTGGACGGTGGAGACGTCCGCCTTCCGCCGGTACGGCAGACCGGACACCGGGGGTGGCTGAACGGCCGGAAGGGGCGGGCGGTCCGGGTTTCCCCCGCGGCGTGACGAGCGTTACGGCCGCACCGGTCTGGACGCCTGTCCCTACCCGCCGGTACGGTGAAGTCTGAGCAAGCGCTTAGACAGACGACCCGTGGAGGTGGCGCGGTGCGCCGTACGGTGTTCAACGAGGATCACGAGGCGTTCCGGGAGACCCTTCGCGCCTTCATCGAGGCGGAGGTCGTGCCCGTCTACGACGAGTGGTTCCAGGCCGGCCAGGCGCCGCGCGAGTTCTACTACAAGCTCGCCGAGCTGGGCCTGTTCGGCATCAACGTCCCCGAGGAGTACGGCGGCGCCGGCCTGGAGACGCACAAGTTCGAGGCCATCCAGTACGAGGAGACCGCCCGCGCGGGCGTCAGCTTCGGCGGCTCCGGCGTGCACGTCCTGCTCGCCCTGCCCTACATCAAGATGCTCGCCACCGACGAGCAGAAGAAGCGCTACCTGCCGAAGTTCGTCTCCGGCGAGGAGATGTGGGCGATCGCGATGACCGAGCCGGGCACCGGCTCCGACCTCGCGGGCATGAAGTCCACCGCCAAACTCTCCGAGGACGGCACGCACTACGTCCTCAACGGCGCCAAGACCTTCATCACCGGCGGCGTCCACGCCGACAAGGTGATCGTCTGCGCCCGCACCGCCCCGCCCACGGCCGAGGACCGCCGCTTCGGCATCTCGCTGTTCGCCGTGGACACCAAGTCCGAGGGCTACTCCGTCGGCCGCAAGCTCGACAAGCTCGGCCTGCGCACCTCCGACACCGCCGAGCTGGCCTTCGTCGACGTCAAGGTCCCCGTGGAGGACCTCCTCGGCGAGGAGAACAAGGGCTTCTACTACCTCGGCGCCAACCTGCCCTCCGAGCGCTGGGGCATCGCCTACGGTGCCTACGCGCAGGCCAAGGCCGCCGTCCGCTTCGCCCAGCAGTACGTCCAGGAGCGCACCGTCTTCGGCAAGCCGGTCGCCGCCTTCCAGAACACCAAGTTCGAGCTGGCCGCCTGCCAGGCCGAGGTGGACGCCGCCGAGGCGGTCGCCGACCGCGCGCTGGAGGCGCTCGACGCCGGCGAGCTGACCGCCGCCGAGGCCGCCAGCGCCAAGCTGTTCTGCACCGAGGTCGCCCACCGCGTCATCGACCGCTGCCTCCAACTGCACGGCGGTTACGGCTACATGAACGAGTACCCGATCGCCCGCCTGTACGCCGACAACCGCGTCAACCGCATTTACGGCGGTACCAGCGAGGTCATGAAGATGATCATCGCCAAGGACATGGGCCTGTAAGACCGGGACATGAGCGAGGCACTGCAGTCCCTGCTCGATCTGCTCGACCTGGAGCGGATCGAGCAGGACATCTTTCGCGGCCGGTCCCAGTCCGCCGTCGTCCCGCGCGTCTTCGGCGGACAGGTCGCGGCCCAGGCCCTGGTCGCCGCGGGGCGCACCGTCCCCGCGGACCGGCACGCGCACTCCCTGCACGCGTACTTCCTGCGCCCCGGTGACCCGCACGTCCCCATCGTCTACAACGTCGACCGCCTGCACGACGGCCGCTCCTTCACCACCCGCCGGGTGGTCGCCGTGCAGCACGGCAAGCCGATCTTCGTGCTGTCGGCGTCCTTCCAGACGTACGAGGAGGGCCTGGACCACCAGGCCCCGATGCCGCCCGCGCCGGACCCGGCCACGCTGCCCACCGGCGAGGAACGGCTGCGCGGCTACCCGCACCTGCCCCCGCAGGTCGTGGAGCGGTTCCTGGAGGCGCGGGCCGCGGTGGACCTGCGCCACGTCGACGACCCCCCGTTCGGCCGGTTCGGCGAGCCGCGCGAGGCGCACTCGCAGGTGTGGTTCCGCACCAACGGCAAGCTGGAGGGCGCCGTCGACGAGCCGCTGCTCCACGTCGTCCTCGCCACCTACGTCTCCGACATGACCCTGCTGGACTCGGTACTGCTCGCGCACGGCCGGGGCGGCTGGGCCGTCGGCGACGTCGTCGGGGCCTCCCTGGACCACGCCATGTGGTTCCACCGGCCCTTCCGCGCCGACGAGTGGCTGCTGTACGACCAGCACTCGCCCTCGGCCTCCGGCGGACGCGGCCTCGGCCAGGCGCGCATCTACACCCAGGACGGACGGCTGGCCATCTCGGTGATCCAGGAGGGCGTGGTCCGGGTGCCCCGGTGATCTCCGCCGGGGATGGCATCTCCAGATGCCGATGCTGCCGTCAGTGATTAGGCTCGATGAGTGAAAGGCCGCAGCACGGCACGCCCGGCCGACACTGTCCGGCAGCACGGACACGGCCCCAGCGATCGCCCGTGAATCGGGGCGGGTGGCCTGGGGGGCGTCGGCGGTCGAGTCTTTCCTTCGGATGAATCTGCGGCGATACCCATGACCGTGCCGCGCCAATTCCTGTGCGGCCGCGGCCATCTGTTCCCCGGTCCCGTCCGGGACCGCGAGACGATGGAGCGAAAGGTATTCCTCATGCGTTCACAACGCGCGAAGCGCCTCGTTGCGGCGTCCGCCGCCGGTCTGCTGATGACCGGTGGTGTCGCGGTAGGCACGGCGGGAACTGCTTCGGCGTCCTCGTCCGGCCACGAGTACAACCACAGCCGCTACTGCGACGACGACCGTCACGACTGGTGGGACGACGACTGCGACGATCACAAGAGTCGCGGCGGAAACGGTGACCACCACGACTACGACAACGACCGTGGCCATCACGACGACCGCGACGACCACGACGACAACGGCCGTGGCGGCAATGGCGACCACGACGACAACGGCCGTGGCGGCAACGGCGACCACGACAAGGGTGGTCACGACTGATCCGGCACCGGCAAAGGCACGATGTGCGGTCTCGAACGGGACCGCACATCGTGTTCTCGGAGCCCGGCGCTCTGCATCACGCCGTGAGGACGGTGCGACGGCGGTGCCCTGCGGGGCCCGTCGCGGTGATCCGGGAAGGCGTGGTACGCGTCCCGCGGGAACACTGAGGGGCATGGCACGAGCGGGAACAGCGAAAGCGGTACACGAGGCACCCGGGCCGGCCGACGGCGGCGAGAGCACCGTCACGGTGATCGTCGCCGCCCTGGCCAATCTGGGCATCGCGCTGGCCAAGGCGGTCGCCGGAGTGATCAGCGGGTCCAGCGCGATGCTGTCGGAGGCCGCGCACTCGGTCGCCGACACCGTCACCGAGGTGCTGCTGCTGGCCTCCCTCAAACGCAGCGCCAGACCCGCTGACGAGGACCACCCCCTCGGCCACGGCCCCGAACGCTACATCTGGGCCCTGCTCGCCGCCGTCGCCACCTTCGTCGGCGGCGCCGTCTTCTCCCTCTACGACGGCATCCACACCCTGGTCGAGGGCGAGGAGCTCGGCGACCCGCTGGTGTCGTACGTCGTCCTCGCCGTCGCCTTCCTGCTGGAGGGCTACTCGCTGCGCACCGGGCTGCGGCAGGCGCGCGGCGAGGCGCGCCGCTTCAAGGTGCCCTTCGGGCGCTATCTGCGCCGCACCCCCGACACCGCCGTGAAGGCCGTCGTCCTGGAGGACACGGCCGCGCTGGCCGGGCTGGTGCTCGCCGCGGGCGGGCTGCTCGGCGGGCAGCTCACCGGATCGGGCGTCTGGGACGGCGCCGCCTCCCTGTGCATCGGCGCGCTGCTGCTGTACGTCGCCTGGGTGCTCGGGCGGTCCAACGCCGAGTTCCTCATCGGGCGCCCGCTGCCCCGCGGCGTGCGCGACCGGATCCGGGCGGAGCTGCTGGCGGTGGAGCACATCGAGGCCGTCATGGAGCTGACCACCCTGGTGCAGGGGCCGCGCGAGGCCCTGGTCGCCGCCAAGATCGACTTCCGGGACGTGGCGACGGCGGCCCAGATCGAGTGGGCCTGCGAGCAGGCCGAGCAGCGGCTGCGGGAGACGGTCCCGGCGGTGCGCCGGGTCTATCTGGACCCGACGCCGGGGTTCGCGCAGCGGCGGTCGGAGGGGTTGAACCCCTGGCCGTGACGGGAGGCGGGCTGTGACGGGCGGTGGGCCGTGACGGGAGGCGGGCCCGTGACGGGCGGTGGGCGGCACCGGCGCCGCCCGCAGCCCGTCCCGGGCCGGGAGTTTCAGCTCAGTCCCGCCTCCGCGAGCAGGTACGCCGTCATCGGGTCGTAGTACCGCGGGCTGACCACGTGGTCGTCGAGCGGCACCGTCACCTGGAGGGTGCCCTCGGCCTCGGCGAGGAAGAGGGCCGGGTCGTTGCTGTCGGCGTACCCCACGGAGTCCACCCCGTGCTGCCCGGCGTACCCGGCCCAGCCGTGGTCGGCGACGACCAGGTCCGGCAGCGGGCGGCCCGCCCGCTCCAGGCCGGTCAGGATCGCCTTCATCGGCTCCCCGGAGTGGGTGTGCCACAGCGAGGCCCCGTGCTCCAGCACCGCCACGTCCGCGAACTGCATGACGTACCCCTCGTCCGTCACCAGCCCCTCGGGGATGACGACGATCTCGCAGCCGGCCGCCCGCAGCGCGGCGGCCGTCGCGCGGTGCACGTCGAGCAGCCCGCCGGGGTGGCCGGTCGCGAACAGCACGCGCTGCCCGCTGTCGGCGGCCTTGCGCAGCCGCCCGGCCATGCGCTCCAGCGCGGCGACGGTCAGCTCCGGGTCGATGGTGTCCTGCCCGTACCGGTGGTGGGGGTCGTCGCTGACGCCGACCCGCTCGGACATCACCGCGAGGACGTCCTGCTCGTCCGTCCAGCGGTCGCCGAGCTCCAGCCCGAGCCAGAAGTTCCGGTCGCCGTTGGCCAGCTTCCGGTAGTGGGAGAGGTTGTTCTCGCGGGGGGTGGCGACCTCGCCCGCGATACGGGTCTTCACGAGGTGGTCGACGAGTTCGGCGCGGCTGGGCGTCCCGGATATCGGCATGGCTCCCATTGTGGGGCAGCGGCCCCCGCTGGTCTGCGGGTGTATCGCCCGCTGGGACGCGGCTCACGTCCCCCGGGGCCCCTCCCGCCGCAGCGCGAACCACAGCTCCATCCGTACGTCCGGGTCGTCCAGGTCGGTGCCGAGCAGGGCGGCGCAGCGGGCGATGCGCTGCCGGACCGTGTTGCGGTGCACGGACAGGGCGACCGCGGTGCGGTCCCAGCTTCCGTGCAGGGACAGCCAGGTGCGCAGCGTCTCGGTCAGGGCCGGGTTCTCCCCGAGGGGGCCGAGCAGCGTACGGGCGTGCGCCTCGGCCTCGTCGGCGGGGACCAGATCGGCGAAGGCGCGCCGGCTGCCGTGGCGGACCAGCGGCACGCGGGTGGCGCGGGCGCGGGCCAGCGCGCGGGCCGCCTGGACGTCGGCGGCCGGCCAGCCGGCCGCGGCGGCCGGGGCGCTGACGCCCAGGGTCCAGCCGGGCTGCGCGGCCGGTTCACGGCCGGCCGGGACGAGCACCCGTACGACGTCCCGGTCCGGGTCGACCAGCGGCGACCCGAGCGCGGCGCCCAGCGCCGAGGCGGCCACCGGGTCGGGGACGCCCCGGTCGGGGGCCGCGTGCACCACGCACCACCGGTCCTCGCCGAGCAGCGGCGCGACCGCCTCGGGCGTGGCGCCCAGCAGCAGCCGGACGAGCGCCGAGGAGCGGGCCGCCCCCGTACCGCTCTGGTGCTCGCCGGTGAGCAGCGAGAGCAGCACCGCGGCGACCGAGGCGATGGTGTGGTCGCCCGGCTCCCGGTGCGGGGCGGCGGCGCCGAGCACGAAGCCCCGCCCGGTGCCGAGGGCGTAGGCGGACAGATGGATGCCGGGGAGGGTGTCGCTGGCGGTGGTCGAGGAGCCCCGGGTGACGACCCGGGCGAGCCCGGCCAGCGCCTGGCGGGCCCCGGGGTCCGGCTCGCGGCCCGCCGCCGCGATCTCGGCGCCCTCCGGTCCGTACAGCGCGGCCCAGCCGCCGAGGCGGGCGGCGAGCCGGCGCAGCACCGAGGGCACCGGATCGGGCCGGGAGGCCGCGGCGGCCAGGCTCTGCTGGGCCTCCGAGACGCGGCGCAGTTCGGCCAGCCGCGCCTGCGCCATCAGTTGCCACACCGCGCGGGCCACCGCCGAGAACGTCGTCCGCGGCGCCACCTCCACCAGCGGCAGCGCATATGCCTCGCAGGCCGCGACCAGCGCCCGCGGCACGGTGTCGTGCACGGGTGCCACGCCGAAGCCGAGCGCCGCGCCGCCCGCCGCCACGATCCGGGAGACATAGCCGTCGAAGTACGTCCCCGCGTGCCCGTCCGCGGCCGGGCCGGGGGCGCCCCCGTCGCCCGCCGCCGCCTCGGGGATGTGGACGCCCGCGGTCAGCAGCAGCTCGCCGCCCAGCAGATACGGGTAGGGGTCGGACATCTCCGAGGTCTGCGCCCAGCGGATGGTCACCTCGGGCCCCGCGGGCCCGGCGATCTGGCGCAGCGCGAGGTCCTCGCGGGACAGCAGCGCCGCGAGGGGAACCGGAGGCGTGGGCGGAACCGCCGGTTCCTGCGGCGTGGACGCGGTGAGCGCCATGGATGTTTCCTCCATTCCCGGTCCGGCGGATGGAGGAAACGTACACTTCGCAGTTGCTTTTCGGCCACCTAGGGTCAATCCAGACCGGAAGCCGCGGGTACGGGCGGATGTCCCCGCGGCGCGCCACCGGACGACTCCCATCAGCACGACACGCCACCGAGAGTGCGCGAAGGAGGGCCCCACATGGCCGTCGACTACATCGTGATCGTCGTCTATCTGGCCGGCATGCTGGCCATGGGCTGGTGGGGCATGCGCCGCGCCAAGTCCAAGAGCGAGTTCCTGGTCGCCGGGCGGCGCCTGGGGCCCGCCATGTACTCCGGCACCATGGCGGCGATCGTCCTCGGCGGCGCGTCCACCATCGGCGGGGTCGGCCTCGGCTACCAGTACGGCCTCTCCGGCGCCTGGATGGTGATCACCATCGGTCTCGGCCTGCTGGCCCTGTCCGTCTTCTTCTCCGCCCGCATCGCCCGGCTGAAGGTCTACACCGTCTCCGAAATGCTCGACCTGCGATACGGCGGCAAGGCGGGCGTCATCTCGGGTGTCGTGATGTGGGCCTACACGCTGATGCTGGCCGTCACCTCGACCATCGCCTACGCCACGATCTTCGACGTCCTGTTCGACGTCAACCGCTCCCTCGCCATCGTGCTCGGCGGCTCGATCGTCGTCGCCTACTCCACGCTCGGCGGCATGTGGTCCATCACCCTCACCGACATGGTGCAGTTCGTGGTGAAGACCATCGGCGTGCTGCTCCTGCTGCTGCCCATCGCCGTCGTCAAGGCCGGCGGCTTCAGCGAGATGAAGGCCGAGCTGCCCACCTCCTACTTCGACCCGCTGGGCGTCGGCGGCGAGACGATCTTCACCTATGTGCTGATCTACACCTTCGGCATGCTCATCGGGCAGGACATCTGGCAGCGCGTCTTCACCGCGCGCAACGACAGGACCGCCAAGTGGGGCGGCACCGTCGCGGGCACCTACTGCCTCGCCTACGCCGTCGCCGGCGCGATCATCGGCACGGCCGCCAAGGTGCTCTACCCCGAGCTGGGCAGCCCCGACGACGCTTTCGCCACCATCGTCAAGGACGAACTCCCCGTCGGCGTGCGCGGCCTGGTCCTGGCCGCCGCCCTGGCCGCCGTCATGTCGACCTCCTCCGGTGCCCTCATCGCCTGCGCCACCGTCGCCAACAACGACATCTGGTCGCGGCTGCGGGGCGTGGTCAAGCGCTCGGAGGGACTCTCGGCGGAAGGGGAGGCGCACGACGAGGTCAAGGGCAACCGCGCCTTCATCCTCCTCATGGGCGTCGCCGTCATCTGCGCCGCCATCGCGGTCAACGACGTCGTCGAGGCGCTGACCGTCGCCTACAACCTGCTCGTCGGCGGCCTCCTCGTCCCGATCCTCGGCGGCCTGCTGTGGAAGCGCGGCACCGCGCAGGGCGCGCTCGCCGCCGTCGCGGTCGGCGGGCTCGCGGTGATCGGCCTGATGGCCGGCTACGGCGTCCTCGCCAACGAGCCCGTCTACTACGGCCTGCTGGCCTCCCTCGCCGCCTACGTCGCCGTCTCCCTGGCGACGAAGCCGACCGACGAGGCCGTCCTCGCCGCCTGGCGCGAACGGCTCGCCGGGCGGGCCCCCGAGACCGCACCCCAACCGGCTCCGGCTCACCAGTAGAGTCGGGTCATAACAAGTAGTACATACGCGACGAAGCGTACGAAGGAAGGCAGTTCATGAGCAGCAACGAGACGCCCCGCGGCCCCGTCGACTCCTCGCGCGTCCCGCGGTACGCCGGCCCCGCGACCTTCGCCCGGCTGCCCCGCCTGGACGAGGTCGGCACCGCCGACGTCGCCGTGGTGGGCGTGCCGTTCGACTCGGGCGTCTCCTACCGGCCCGGCGCCCGCTTCGGCGGCAACGCCATCCGCGAGGCGTCCCGCCTGCTGCGCCCCTACAACCCGGCGCAGGACGCCTCCCCGTTCGCCCTCGCGCAGGTCGCCGACGGCGGCGACATAGCCGTCAACCCCTTCAACATCAACGAGGCCGTCGAGACGATCGAGGCCGCCGCCGACGACCTGCTCGGCACCGGAGCCCGTCTGATGACCCTGGGCGGCGACCACACCATCGCCCTGCCGCTCCTGCGCTCGGTGGCCAAGAAGCACGGCCCGGTCGCCCTGCTCCACTTCGACGCCCACCTGGACACCTGGGACACCTACTTCGGCGCCGAGTACACGCACGGCGCGCCGTTCCGCCGCGCGGTGGAGGAGGGCATCCTCGACACCGAGGCGCTCTCCCACGTCGGCACCCGCGGCCCGCTGTACGGCAAGCAGGACCTCACCGACGACGAGAAGATGGGCTTCGGCATCGTCACCTCCGCGGACGTCTACCGCCGCGGCGCCGACGAGGTCGCCGACCAGCTCCGCCAGCGCATCGGCGACCGCCCGCTGTACATCTCCATCGACATCGACTGCCTGGACCCGGCGCACGCGCCCGGCACCGGCACCCCGGAGGCGGGCGGCATGACCTCCCGCGAACTGCTGGAGATCCTGCGCGGCCTGGCATCCTGCAACCTGGTGTCGGCGGACGTCGTCGAGGTGGCCCCCGCGTACGACCACGCGGAGATCACGTCGGTGGCGGCCTCCCACACCGCGTACGAACTGACCACGATCATGTCCCGCCAGATCGCGGCGGCCCGTGAGGAGAACGAGGGCAAGTGACCCACGACCACGACCTGGTGCTCCGTCCCACGTCCGCCCAGACGGAGGCCGCGCTCAATCCTCCTCCCGGCCGCAACGGCGGAGACCTGGTCGTGGAGACCCTGGCCGGGCTCGGCGCGACGACCGTCTTCGGCCTGCCCGGCCAGCACGCCCTCGGCATGTTCGACGCCCTGCGCCGCTCGGACCTGCGCTACGTGGGCCTGCGCGTGGAGAACAACGCGGGCTTCGCCGCCGACGCCTACGGCCGGATCACCGGCGAGGCCGCCCCGCTGCTGCTGTCCACGGGCCCGGGCGCGCTGACGTCCCTGGCCGCGCTCCAGGAGGCGGCGGCGGCCTCCGCCCCCGTGCTGGCGATCGGCAGCCAGATCCCGACGGCCGGCCTCGGCGGGGGCCGCCACGGCTATCTGCACGAACTCCCCGACCAGGCGGCCTCCTTCCGCGGCGTGGTGAAGTCCGTCCACACGGTCCGCGCCCAGTCCCAGATCCCCTCCGCGATCGCCGCTGCCTGGAAGTCGGCGCTGACCGCCCCGCACGGCCCCGTGTGGGTGGAGATCCCGCAGGACGTCCTGCTGGCGCCCGCCTCGCTGCCGGTGGTGACCGGCGTCGACGCGACCCCCGACGAGCTGGTCCCGCGCCCGGAGCTGACGGCGGTGGCCGCCGACCTCCTCTCCCGGGCCGCCCGCCCGGCGATCATCGCCGGCGGCGGAGTGGTCCGCGCGGACGCCTCCGGCAAGCTGCGCCTGCTGGCGGAGCGGCTGTCGGCCCCCGTGGTGACCACCTTCGGCGGCAAGGGCGCGTTCCCCTGGGAGCACCCGCTCTCCCTCCAGTCCTGGCTGGAGGACCGCCACACCACCGACTTCCTGGAGGACGCGGACGTCCTGCTGGTCGTCGGCTCGGGCCTGGGCGAACTCTCCTCCAACTACCACACCTTCAAGCCGCGCGGCCGGGTCGTCCAGATCGAGGCGGACCTCGGCAAACTGGAGTCCAACCACCCGGCCCTCGGCATCCACGCCGACGCCCGCCTGGCGCTCCAGGCCCTGCTGGAGACCGTCGAGGAGCGCGAGGACCCCACGGCGCCCGAGCGGGTACGTGACCTGCTGGCCCGGGTCCGCGCCCGCCTCGCCTCCCAGGACCTGGGGCTGGAGCAGCAGGTGCTCGCCTCGGTCCGCAGGGCCCTGCCCGCGGACGCGCCCTCCTTCTGGGACATGACGATCCTCGCCTACTGGGCCTGGTCGGCGTTCGACGCCAAGTCCCCCAACACCATGCACTCGGCCCAGGGCGCCGGCGGCCTGGGTTACGGCTTCCCGGCCGCCCTCGGCGCGGCGGCGGCGGACCCGACCCGCCCCGTCCTGGCGGTGTCGGGAGACGGCGGGGCCCTGTACTCCATCGCGGAACTGGCGACCGCCCGCCAGTACGACCTGAACGTCACCTGGCTCATCGTCGACGACGGCGGCTACGGCATCCTGCGCGAGTACATGACCGATGCCTTCGGCCAGGCCACGGCGACGGAACTGACCCGCCCGGACTACGTGGCCCTGGCGGAGTCCTTCGGGGTGCCCGGCGTGCGCACGTCCCCCGAGACCCTGGAGGCCGACCTGGCGGAGGCGCTGGCGTCGCCGGGGCCGTCGGTGGTCGTACTACCGGCGGTGCTGCGGATGTTCGCGCCGACGCACCTGGGCTGAGGCGGCGCGCCCACCGGAGCGTGCCGTGCCGGTGCCGACCCTGCGGCGCCGATGCCCCGCGCCGCGGCGCTGGTGTTCCGCCGCGGCGCGGGGCACCGGCGAGCGGGTCACGACCGGGCTCGTTCCCGGCCGTGGCCTGTGGCCCGGGCCTATGATCCGGGCCTGTGATCCGGGCCT
It contains:
- a CDS encoding helix-turn-helix domain-containing protein — encoded protein: MALTASTPQEPAVPPTPPVPLAALLSREDLALRQIAGPAGPEVTIRWAQTSEMSDPYPYLLGGELLLTAGVHIPEAAAGDGGAPGPAADGHAGTYFDGYVSRIVAAGGAALGFGVAPVHDTVPRALVAACEAYALPLVEVAPRTTFSAVARAVWQLMAQARLAELRRVSEAQQSLAAAASRPDPVPSVLRRLAARLGGWAALYGPEGAEIAAAGREPDPGARQALAGLARVVTRGSSTTASDTLPGIHLSAYALGTGRGFVLGAAAPHREPGDHTIASVAAVLLSLLTGEHQSGTGAARSSALVRLLLGATPEAVAPLLGEDRWCVVHAAPDRGVPDPVAASALGAALGSPLVDPDRDVVRVLVPAGREPAAQPGWTLGVSAPAAAAGWPAADVQAARALARARATRVPLVRHGSRRAFADLVPADEAEAHARTLLGPLGENPALTETLRTWLSLHGSWDRTAVALSVHRNTVRQRIARCAALLGTDLDDPDVRMELWFALRREGPRGT
- a CDS encoding sodium:solute symporter, which produces MAVDYIVIVVYLAGMLAMGWWGMRRAKSKSEFLVAGRRLGPAMYSGTMAAIVLGGASTIGGVGLGYQYGLSGAWMVITIGLGLLALSVFFSARIARLKVYTVSEMLDLRYGGKAGVISGVVMWAYTLMLAVTSTIAYATIFDVLFDVNRSLAIVLGGSIVVAYSTLGGMWSITLTDMVQFVVKTIGVLLLLLPIAVVKAGGFSEMKAELPTSYFDPLGVGGETIFTYVLIYTFGMLIGQDIWQRVFTARNDRTAKWGGTVAGTYCLAYAVAGAIIGTAAKVLYPELGSPDDAFATIVKDELPVGVRGLVLAAALAAVMSTSSGALIACATVANNDIWSRLRGVVKRSEGLSAEGEAHDEVKGNRAFILLMGVAVICAAIAVNDVVEALTVAYNLLVGGLLVPILGGLLWKRGTAQGALAAVAVGGLAVIGLMAGYGVLANEPVYYGLLASLAAYVAVSLATKPTDEAVLAAWRERLAGRAPETAPQPAPAHQ
- a CDS encoding acyl-CoA dehydrogenase family protein encodes the protein MRRTVFNEDHEAFRETLRAFIEAEVVPVYDEWFQAGQAPREFYYKLAELGLFGINVPEEYGGAGLETHKFEAIQYEETARAGVSFGGSGVHVLLALPYIKMLATDEQKKRYLPKFVSGEEMWAIAMTEPGTGSDLAGMKSTAKLSEDGTHYVLNGAKTFITGGVHADKVIVCARTAPPTAEDRRFGISLFAVDTKSEGYSVGRKLDKLGLRTSDTAELAFVDVKVPVEDLLGEENKGFYYLGANLPSERWGIAYGAYAQAKAAVRFAQQYVQERTVFGKPVAAFQNTKFELAACQAEVDAAEAVADRALEALDAGELTAAEAASAKLFCTEVAHRVIDRCLQLHGGYGYMNEYPIARLYADNRVNRIYGGTSEVMKMIIAKDMGL
- a CDS encoding phosphatase is translated as MPISGTPSRAELVDHLVKTRIAGEVATPRENNLSHYRKLANGDRNFWLGLELGDRWTDEQDVLAVMSERVGVSDDPHHRYGQDTIDPELTVAALERMAGRLRKAADSGQRVLFATGHPGGLLDVHRATAAALRAAGCEIVVIPEGLVTDEGYVMQFADVAVLEHGASLWHTHSGEPMKAILTGLERAGRPLPDLVVADHGWAGYAGQHGVDSVGYADSNDPALFLAEAEGTLQVTVPLDDHVVSPRYYDPMTAYLLAEAGLS
- a CDS encoding acyl-CoA thioesterase, whose product is MSEALQSLLDLLDLERIEQDIFRGRSQSAVVPRVFGGQVAAQALVAAGRTVPADRHAHSLHAYFLRPGDPHVPIVYNVDRLHDGRSFTTRRVVAVQHGKPIFVLSASFQTYEEGLDHQAPMPPAPDPATLPTGEERLRGYPHLPPQVVERFLEARAAVDLRHVDDPPFGRFGEPREAHSQVWFRTNGKLEGAVDEPLLHVVLATYVSDMTLLDSVLLAHGRGGWAVGDVVGASLDHAMWFHRPFRADEWLLYDQHSPSASGGRGLGQARIYTQDGRLAISVIQEGVVRVPR
- a CDS encoding cation diffusion facilitator family transporter, with protein sequence MARAGTAKAVHEAPGPADGGESTVTVIVAALANLGIALAKAVAGVISGSSAMLSEAAHSVADTVTEVLLLASLKRSARPADEDHPLGHGPERYIWALLAAVATFVGGAVFSLYDGIHTLVEGEELGDPLVSYVVLAVAFLLEGYSLRTGLRQARGEARRFKVPFGRYLRRTPDTAVKAVVLEDTAALAGLVLAAGGLLGGQLTGSGVWDGAASLCIGALLLYVAWVLGRSNAEFLIGRPLPRGVRDRIRAELLAVEHIEAVMELTTLVQGPREALVAAKIDFRDVATAAQIEWACEQAEQRLRETVPAVRRVYLDPTPGFAQRRSEGLNPWP
- a CDS encoding thiamine pyrophosphate-binding protein, which codes for MTHDHDLVLRPTSAQTEAALNPPPGRNGGDLVVETLAGLGATTVFGLPGQHALGMFDALRRSDLRYVGLRVENNAGFAADAYGRITGEAAPLLLSTGPGALTSLAALQEAAAASAPVLAIGSQIPTAGLGGGRHGYLHELPDQAASFRGVVKSVHTVRAQSQIPSAIAAAWKSALTAPHGPVWVEIPQDVLLAPASLPVVTGVDATPDELVPRPELTAVAADLLSRAARPAIIAGGGVVRADASGKLRLLAERLSAPVVTTFGGKGAFPWEHPLSLQSWLEDRHTTDFLEDADVLLVVGSGLGELSSNYHTFKPRGRVVQIEADLGKLESNHPALGIHADARLALQALLETVEEREDPTAPERVRDLLARVRARLASQDLGLEQQVLASVRRALPADAPSFWDMTILAYWAWSAFDAKSPNTMHSAQGAGGLGYGFPAALGAAAADPTRPVLAVSGDGGALYSIAELATARQYDLNVTWLIVDDGGYGILREYMTDAFGQATATELTRPDYVALAESFGVPGVRTSPETLEADLAEALASPGPSVVVLPAVLRMFAPTHLG
- the speB gene encoding agmatinase → MSSNETPRGPVDSSRVPRYAGPATFARLPRLDEVGTADVAVVGVPFDSGVSYRPGARFGGNAIREASRLLRPYNPAQDASPFALAQVADGGDIAVNPFNINEAVETIEAAADDLLGTGARLMTLGGDHTIALPLLRSVAKKHGPVALLHFDAHLDTWDTYFGAEYTHGAPFRRAVEEGILDTEALSHVGTRGPLYGKQDLTDDEKMGFGIVTSADVYRRGADEVADQLRQRIGDRPLYISIDIDCLDPAHAPGTGTPEAGGMTSRELLEILRGLASCNLVSADVVEVAPAYDHAEITSVAASHTAYELTTIMSRQIAAAREENEGK